A window of the Helianthus annuus cultivar XRQ/B chromosome 4, HanXRQr2.0-SUNRISE, whole genome shotgun sequence genome harbors these coding sequences:
- the LOC110913293 gene encoding uncharacterized protein LOC110913293, giving the protein MVLNVWSPSVSLKKEGIKSVPVWVKLHNVPIAIYNEDGLSLLASKIGEPKRLDGYTADMCSENWGRSSFARALVEINADHELKDRIVVAIPKLEEEGYFTEIINVEYEWKPQRCSLCCLFGHNDQTCGKNENKKEKQIVVDDEGFITDKRKTARIGAVPKRQKQKFIYKPKVNKSDPSTSGTKDVNVNGKKSDNVKTRNSFEALSNIEDMDAKADNVGKETGNSNKGSQTKNDEEVEEIIKTETAAFMKNDNLKKVSEGASTPGHSGLHG; this is encoded by the coding sequence atggtcCTTAATGTTTGGTCTCCGTCAGTGAGTCTTAAGAAGGAAGGAATTAAATCTGTTCCGGTTTGGGTAAAGCTCCATAATGTGCCTATTGCGATATATAATGAGGATGGATTAAGCTTGTTGGCTTCTAAGATAGGTGAACCAAAACGCTTGGATGGATATACGGCGGATATGTGCTCGGAAAACTGGGGTAGGAGCAGTTTTGCTAGAGCTTTGGTTGAAATTAATGCTGATCATGAGCTTAAAGACCGCATTGTTGTTGCTATCCCAAAGCTCGAAGAGGAGGGTTATTTTACTGAAATAATTAATGTGGAATATGAGTGGAAGCCTCAGAGATGTTCTTTATGTTGTTTGTTTGGTCACAATGATCAAACTTGTGGGAAGAATGAGAACAAAAAAGAGAAACAAATAGTGGTGGACGATGAGGGCTTTATCACGGATAAGAGGAAGACGGCTCGAATAGGGGCGGTTCCAAAGAGACAGAAACAGAAATTCATTTACAAGCCTAAGGTCAATAAGTCGGATCCGAGTACTTCTGGTACAAAGGATGTAAATGTAAATGGCAAGAAAAGTGATAATGTTAAAACACGGAACTCGTTTGAAGCTTTGTCGAATATAGAAGACATGGATGCCAAGGCTGATAATGTGGGGAAGGAAACAGGCAACAGTAATAAGGGGAGTCAAACTAAGAACGATGAGGAAGTGGAGGAGATAATTAAAACGGAAACGGCTGCATTTATGAAAAATGATAACCTGAAAAAGgtttctgagggggcaagcactcccggtcatAGCGGTCTCCATGGGTAG